The DNA window CCAGACATCATAATCAAGAGAATCGTCACGAGGAAGCTCACCAGCAGAACCCCAATGAACACGAGAGCCATAGTGCTGCTCGTTTGCGAGTGCTGGGCCGGCCCCGCCGCCACGGGCGACCGCGCCGCGGAAGACGAATCCGACGCCGATTCCGGCACGTCCCCCTCCGGGGCGAGGTCGGTATCGGCCCCGGCGTCGGGATCGGTGGCAAAGCGCACGGGGTCACTCCAGGGCCCCTCCGTATCGTTGGGAAAAAGGGCCGCGACGCGCCAGTGCAGGGTCGCACGCTCCTCGGGCAGTTCGTTGAAGATCGTAAGCGAGGTCGCCTCCACTGTCAGGTCCACGATCGGATCTGCGAACGCCTCGTCGTGGGCCACCTGGAGCCGATACCCACTGGCCTCCGGGACCGCCTCCCACGTGAAGGCCGGAGCCTCCGCATCCACCACATCGTCTTCGATCGGATAGATGGACACCGGCGGGGCGTCAACGAGAAACTGTGCCTCCTGCGATGCGTCCGGCTCGCCCCACGTGAAGTGGGCTGCGGTACTCCAGGGCGCCTGCGGGGCCTCCACTCGCACCCGCCATACGACTGCCCCTGCATCCTCGGGCAGCACCTCGTCGAGAGCAATGTCGGTGGGCGCCTCCACGACCTCGTCGTAGAAGAACGACTCGAAGGCCTCCGTTTCGGCCAGCTGGAGCCGGTAGGCCTCCGCCTCCGGAATCGAGGTCCATCGAAATTCCGACGACGCATCCGGCACGGGCCGCTGAGCAACGGGGTGAGTGGGGTGGGGAGCCGGAAGGGTCGAGGGCGGTACGTCCGGGCGAGAAGAAGTGGAAGTAGCCATAAGGTCCAAGCAATCGTAAAAAGCGGGCACAGCGCGCAACGATAACGTAAGGAAGCCGACCGACCTCGTCCATCCTCCACGGCAACTCTTCGTTAAAATACGGCGTAGGGACTGCGGGACGGCGTAAACAGAACTCCGGCGGGATTCCCTCCGGCCCCGGTCGACGCACAGGTGTGGCTTAGGGATAACTGCTCCAAAATCTCTCACGCGACACCTTTGTCTTCTGCCTCGTACCCGTTATTCTGTATCGTCTCCTGTCGGCGGTCCCTTCCTGTCCCCCCGGCAGGATCCCCCCCCTTCTCATGTCACGACGCGCAATACGGCTGTTTCCATGACGCTGAATATCGACACCATCCTCTTCCCCACCGACTTCTCGGACGTGGCGGAAGGCGCATTCGCCCATGCCGCGCACCTCGCTCTTCGGTACCACGCCACGATTCACGTCTTCAACGTCGTGGCTCCGGACGGAGGAGATACATCCAACCCCATGGACTTCCTCCCTGTGGAGCCGGCCGCCGACACCGACGCGGACGAACCTGCGGCCCAACACGTGGAGGTCCAAACGGCCACTCAGGAGCGCGGCACCGTCCCCGTAGTGTACACCCAAACCGATAGCACTTCTCCCTCGGAGGCCATCATCAACTACGCCGACGAGAAGGACATGGACCTCGTGGTGATGGGAACACATGGCCGCAAGGGCATGGACCGGCTGCTGAGCGGAAGCGTCTCGGAGGAGGTTGTGCGTGGGGCTCCCTGCCCCGTCTTCACGGTGCTTCCCTCCGCGGACGAGGGCAGCGTGCCTACAATCTCCCGCGTGCTTGCCCCTGTGGACCTCTCGGAGCAGTCGGATATGGTAGTGCATCACGCCGCGGCCCTGTCGGACGCCTACGCGGCTCCGCTCGACCTTCTGCACGTGGTCGAGGAGGCGGCCTATCCCAGTGCTTACGGCCTCGATCCCCTCACGCCCTCCCTACCCAATGTGCAGGACCGTGCCCGGGAGGCCCTGGAAACGCTGGCCGGGCGGCTCGACCTGCGCACCGACCCGGTGAACGTGCACGTGCTGGCGGGCTACGCGGCGCGGGACATCGTTGAGTTTGCGCAAGAGCACGAGGTGGACCTCATCGTGATGGCCACGCACGGTCGCACCGGGCTCGACCGCTTCCTGATCGGGAGCGTGGCCGAGAAGGTGGTACGCCGCGCGCCGTGCCCCGTCTTCACCCTTAAAAGCTTCGGCAAGTCGTTGTTGCCGGAAAGCGAGACGCAGGAATCGGAATAACGTGCCCCCGCACGCACCTCGTCGCCCGCGTTCCGTATGATCCTCCCCCTATGCTCCACCTCGAACGTCCCCTCGTCTTCCTGGACCTTGAAGCGACCGGTACCGATCCGCAGGAGGCACGCGTGATCCAGATCGCCCTGCAGCGCTTCGTACCGGCCGACGACGGGGCCACCCTCGACGCCAGCCTCGACCGGCTCGTGGACCCGCAACAGGACGTCCCCTCGGACGTGACGTCGCTGACCGGGATCACCACGGCCGACGTGCAGGGCCACCCGACCTTCGACGCACTCACGTCCTCCCTCGTCCCCCTTCTGGAGGACGCCGACCTGGCGGGCTACAATGCGCTTGCGTACGACCTCCCGCTGCTTCAAGCCGAATTTGAGCGAGCGGGGCAGTCTCTGCCCGGCCCCTCCGACCGCGTGGTCCTCGATCCGTACCGACTGGAACAGGTGCTTCGTCCCCGCACCCTCACCGCTCTGTACGAGCGCTATACGGGTCGGTCGCTGGAGAACGCCCACGACGCTCACGCCGACGTCGAGGCCGCTGGGGCCGTCCTACAACACCAGATGGCCGAGCATGACCTCGACGCAACGCCGGCCGAGCTGGCGAATCTGGCCCGTGGCGACTACCTCGACGATGGGCGAAAACTTAAGCAGGATGGGAACCAGGTCGTCGTCTGCTTCGGCAAGCACAGCGGCAAAACACTCCGCCAGCTCCAGTCCGACCACGCCGACTATTTCGACTGGATGTACCGAACGATCGACGAGATTCGCCCCCACATTGACGACGCCCTAGGCTGACCCCGCCCCCCTGCTTCCGATGGGCGAAGTGCCTGTCTCACTCGATGGGGCTTGTGTGTATTTCGTCGCGCGCCTCTTGCCTGTACGCCCTGCCCCTCTCCCTCTGAACTCATGACCCTGCCTCCATGACGGAGACGATCATTCAGAATCAGTTGTACGACTGGTGCTCGGACAAACGCCATCCGGTCACGATCGACAATTGCGGCGCCTGTACGATTGGCAAAGCGGACCTCTTAAGCGTAACAAAGGCCCGCCTCGTGCACGAGTTTGAAATCAAGTGCACCGTAACCGACTTCGAGCGTGATTTCACGGACAAGGACACGAAGCACAAGCGCCTGGGCCGGGCCGACAACCGACTCATGTCGTTGCCGAACTATTTCTGGTTCGCTACGCCGCCGAACCTGCTGGACCTGGACGACATCCCGGACTACGCCGGCCTCATGATCGTGGACGACGATGGATGCGTTGAAGAAAAACCCGCCCCTCGCATCCACTCCGACAACCTTTCGGACAAGGACCGTCGCTACATTGAACGCGGCCTTACTCACCGCTACTGGCGCCGGCGAAACGACTGAATCGATTGACTTTTCCCGTACAGTGTCTGCACCCCTGCCTGGACTCGAACCAGGACCTGCGGCTTAGGAGGCCACTGCTCTTTCCAGGTTGAGCTACAGGGGCAACTGTCTACTCGCCGGGCGCTGCCCTGAGAAAAAGTCCTATTCCCTCAGGGGCGTGCGTACGCTACGGCGCTCCGTGAACTTTGAAAAACGCTAGCTGGAGACAATCTCGATTTCGATGTCGTAGTCGGCCGTCGTCAGTGTAATGGTACGGTTTTGGTTTGCGAGGCCGTAGTCTTCAATCGCATCGGGAAAAGCCCCGTCCGGCGTGTCCATGTTGAACAACGCATCGGCCACCACCTTCCAGTCCTCCGGGGTCAGGTGAACCGTCGCCGCCCCGTCTTCCGCCACCATCGGGGCGTAGTCGAGCACTCGTTCCAGGTGATTGATCGCCTGTTTTAGATGCTTGTTCTCAGGAATGTCGGGATCGAGTTCAGCCATGTCGAGGGGGATGAGACAACATCAGTACAGAAGAACCAGTCGTCTGCGCTCTACGAAGCGGCTCGGCGGCACGTTCCTCTCCAAGACCGTTTGGCGAGCACATGCAGGAAACGGAAGATCGGGACAGAGTCGCCCCTGCATGCCGTAGCGGTCCGCCGCCCCGACGCTCATATGCGCCCATCAGGCTCAATGCTGAACGCCCCGTAACTACGCCCCGAAACGGAACGGGCTCCACTCCACCGACCTCAACGGCACATGCGGTATCAGCAGCATTTGCAGATCAACATCCCGTTCTCCGCAGAAGAATACAAAAATTTACCAGCGCCGTCCCTGCGAATCGCCGAACGAGTTCTGCGATTACGGCGCTCGCTTTGTATCCTTGTACCGGTCCGTTCCCCCCCTCTCAACGAACAATGCCTGCACCGCACGGGTCTTCGTCCCCGTTGAACGGAGGGATTTTTGTCCGGACCACTGTGGCTCCCCCTTGCACTATGCGTTCTCGTCATGCGGATCTATCTCGACTACCTCCAGGACATTCTCGACCACGGCACCGAGCACGCCGATCGCACCGGCACCGGTACGCTCCGCGTGTTTGGGCGCCAGCTCCGATTTGACTTAACGGACGGATTTCCCCTTCTCACCACGAAACGAGTGTGGATGCGGGGCGTGACGGAGGAGCTGCTCTGGTTCCTGCGGGGCGAGACCAACATTCAGCCGCTCGTACAGGCCGGCGTATCCATCTGGACGGACTGGCCCCTTCAGCGATATCGTGAGCAGACCGGGGCCGAGATCTCTCAGGATGCGTTCGAGGAGCGCATTGCCACAGACGATGCCTTTGCAGAGAAATGGGGCGACCTCGGTCCCATCTACGGGAAGCAGTGGCGCGACTTCGAAGGTCCTGATCGTCGCGTGGATCAAATCCGGCAGCTCGTCGACGGACTGCGCGAGCGTCCGCACTCCCGTCGCCACGTCGTCAGTGCCTGGCACCCGGCCCAAATCGAGGACGCCGCCCTTCCGCCCTGCCACTACGCCTTTCAGTGCTTTGTGGAGGGGGGCGATCCTGATTCTCCAGGCCGGCTCTCCCTAATGTGGCAACAGCGGTCGGTGGACAGCTTCCTCGGGCTTCCGTTCAACATTGCCAGCTATGCCCTGCTCACTCACATGCTGGCCCAGCAGACCGGCCTCGTCCCCCATGAACTGATTTTCCACGGCGGCGACTGTCACATCTACCAGAACCACCTGGAGCAGGTCCAAGAGCAACTTTCACGCGCCCCCTACGAACGCCCCACACTTCGCCTCCGCCCGCAGGACTCGCTCGACGCCTACACAACGGACGATGTGAACATCGCCGGGTACGAACACCATCCGGCACTCAAGGCCCCGATCGCCGTGTAGATCGGCTTCGGACATTTGCCAAACGGCGCGGCGGCTGGCGATCGGTACTGTTCCCCATTCAATCCCCCTTCGCACGCATGCCTCCTTCTGAGTTGCCCGATGAGGATGCTCTTCAACGTTCGGACGACGCCCTCCTTCCCGACGAGGCGCCTGACCCCATTCCGGTGTTGACCGAAGCTGCCTCTCGGGTCCTGCAACGCCGCTTCCGGATCGTGCTCCTCATCCGG is part of the Salinibacter sp. 10B genome and encodes:
- a CDS encoding universal stress protein produces the protein MTLNIDTILFPTDFSDVAEGAFAHAAHLALRYHATIHVFNVVAPDGGDTSNPMDFLPVEPAADTDADEPAAQHVEVQTATQERGTVPVVYTQTDSTSPSEAIINYADEKDMDLVVMGTHGRKGMDRLLSGSVSEEVVRGAPCPVFTVLPSADEGSVPTISRVLAPVDLSEQSDMVVHHAAALSDAYAAPLDLLHVVEEAAYPSAYGLDPLTPSLPNVQDRAREALETLAGRLDLRTDPVNVHVLAGYAARDIVEFAQEHEVDLIVMATHGRTGLDRFLIGSVAEKVVRRAPCPVFTLKSFGKSLLPESETQESE
- a CDS encoding DNA-binding protein — translated: MATSTSSRPDVPPSTLPAPHPTHPVAQRPVPDASSEFRWTSIPEAEAYRLQLAETEAFESFFYDEVVEAPTDIALDEVLPEDAGAVVWRVRVEAPQAPWSTAAHFTWGEPDASQEAQFLVDAPPVSIYPIEDDVVDAEAPAFTWEAVPEASGYRLQVAHDEAFADPIVDLTVEATSLTIFNELPEERATLHWRVAALFPNDTEGPWSDPVRFATDPDAGADTDLAPEGDVPESASDSSSAARSPVAAGPAQHSQTSSTMALVFIGVLLVSFLVTILLIMMSG
- a CDS encoding 3'-5' exonuclease, translating into MLHLERPLVFLDLEATGTDPQEARVIQIALQRFVPADDGATLDASLDRLVDPQQDVPSDVTSLTGITTADVQGHPTFDALTSSLVPLLEDADLAGYNALAYDLPLLQAEFERAGQSLPGPSDRVVLDPYRLEQVLRPRTLTALYERYTGRSLENAHDAHADVEAAGAVLQHQMAEHDLDATPAELANLARGDYLDDGRKLKQDGNQVVVCFGKHSGKTLRQLQSDHADYFDWMYRTIDEIRPHIDDALG
- the thyA gene encoding thymidylate synthase, producing the protein MRIYLDYLQDILDHGTEHADRTGTGTLRVFGRQLRFDLTDGFPLLTTKRVWMRGVTEELLWFLRGETNIQPLVQAGVSIWTDWPLQRYREQTGAEISQDAFEERIATDDAFAEKWGDLGPIYGKQWRDFEGPDRRVDQIRQLVDGLRERPHSRRHVVSAWHPAQIEDAALPPCHYAFQCFVEGGDPDSPGRLSLMWQQRSVDSFLGLPFNIASYALLTHMLAQQTGLVPHELIFHGGDCHIYQNHLEQVQEQLSRAPYERPTLRLRPQDSLDAYTTDDVNIAGYEHHPALKAPIAV